Below is a window of Nitrospirota bacterium DNA.
CGTCACTCTGACGCTCTCCAAGACCAAAGAGGTGTCGCTGGAGGTGGTTTCACCATTACCCCCCATCCAGACCAAGGCATCCAGCGAGACTTATTCACTCAGCCGGAAGGAGATCGACATTCTTCCGAGAGGCAACAACAACGAATTACACGACGTGTTGCTGACGATTCCGGGCGCGACCTATGGATCGTTGAAGCAGGTTCATATCAGGCAGGACCATGCGAATCTTCAACTCAGGATCGATGGAGTGCCGATTCCTGATACGGTCTCCTCGACGTTTTCTGATGTCATTTCACCGCGGGCCTGGGAGCGGGCCGATATCGTGCTGGGCGGGATGGAAGCCAATGTGGGAAATAAAACGACGGCGCTCATCGACATTACGACGAAGAGCGGCACGAAGCCGGGATTTGGGTCGGTCCAGATGTTCGGCGGGTCGAATAAGACGATCAACCCGTCATTCGAATATGGAGGCACGATCGGCGAGAAGTTTCGCTACTACTTTCTAAATACTCACACGGCGACGAATCGAGGCATCGAGCCCCCGACCGTCGGGCACTCCATTTTTCATGGTCAGAGCGAGCGGAACCAGACCATGTTTCGCGGCGACTATCAGTACGACAATAACAATAACGTTACCCTGTTGTTCTTGAATTCTATCGCGAAATATCAGATCCCGACGGCCCCTGGACTGGCGGTGAATCCGACTATTCTCGGCTTGTTGCCCGGAGGATTTACTCCGGTGCCGTCGGAAATGGTGGATGAAAATCAGAAAGAGAATAACCAATACGGCCACCTGGTGTGGCGCCACGACATCAATACCCGAAACTTTTTCAGTTTGGCAGGGTATTTTCGTCACACGAGAGCGATATTTAGGACAGATCCGTTGAATATGCTCGCCTATGTGCCGGATGTAGAAGAACCCTTCTCGGCCGGCAGCCAAGACCGCACCGGTTATTCGGGTGGCGTGCGGTTGGACTACACATTCGTCCATAGCAAGGAACACTTGATCAAGGCCGGGTTCCAGATCGATCGGACCCAGGCGATCAATAAGACGAGACTGTTTACGTTTCAGGACCTCGGGGGATTTCCGACTGGAGGCGTGATCAACGCCGGTGGCGACAACCGGCTTGTCGGATGGCGACAGGAGTTCTGGATTCAAGATCAGTGGACACCGAATGAACATTGGACCTTTAATATCGGGCTCCGTGCGGACACGGTGCAGTACCTTCGTGACGAGGGGCAAATTAGTCCCAGGGTCGGTGTCACATACAGATACAACTCGGCCAACGCCTTTCACGTGTACTATGGCAGGCTCTTTACCCCTCCGAATCTCGAGAGGGTTGCCTTTACCAGCTTGAATACAGAGGGAACGAGGGCGAATCCAGAAGATACGACCAATAATCAGCCACGGGCCGAGCGGGCCCATTACTTCCAAATCGGCAGCGTCCATGCACTCACGGATTGGGCAACTCTCCAGCTCACGGGGTATTATAAGCTCGCCAATTATCTTTCGGACGCACACCAGTTAGGCACGACTCCTTTGCTGAACTATATTGCCTTTGAACGGGGATGGACCAGGGGGGCCGATGCCGCGCTCAAGGTCTGGTTCATGGAGAATCTGACGGGTCGGGCCAACATCGCCTGGGGCCAGTGTAAGGGCTATGGCTTGCAGTCCGGGCATAATCTGGTGCATTTCGAAGAAATCGCCGATATCAATTCGCGCAGCGGCGTCCATTGCGACCATCAGCAGACGTTGAGTGCCTCGGGGATCTTGAGTTACCGGTTGCTCGATCGGACGACCCTCACCGGCCAGTTTCTGTTTGGGTCGGGGTTGCGGACGGCAGAAGAAGGTGCCAAAACCAACTCATCCCATAGCCCGACCTACACGATCTATAACTTTTCGATTAGCCATATCATTCCGTTGCCCTGGCAGGGGCAGAAGTTCTTGATCGGATTCGAT
It encodes the following:
- a CDS encoding TonB-dependent receptor translates to MYSCVKRAFNATVVTIVVAVVGGMCSVIQAADSEQTQTIKGVVQQQDLRRVPQAVIEVKNQAGDMVSSGVSNEAGEFKVAVPEGGTYSVSAVQETYRSEYVVLTLGEEPVNPVTLTLSKTKEVSLEVVSPLPPIQTKASSETYSLSRKEIDILPRGNNNELHDVLLTIPGATYGSLKQVHIRQDHANLQLRIDGVPIPDTVSSTFSDVISPRAWERADIVLGGMEANVGNKTTALIDITTKSGTKPGFGSVQMFGGSNKTINPSFEYGGTIGEKFRYYFLNTHTATNRGIEPPTVGHSIFHGQSERNQTMFRGDYQYDNNNNVTLLFLNSIAKYQIPTAPGLAVNPTILGLLPGGFTPVPSEMVDENQKENNQYGHLVWRHDINTRNFFSLAGYFRHTRAIFRTDPLNMLAYVPDVEEPFSAGSQDRTGYSGGVRLDYTFVHSKEHLIKAGFQIDRTQAINKTRLFTFQDLGGFPTGGVINAGGDNRLVGWRQEFWIQDQWTPNEHWTFNIGLRADTVQYLRDEGQISPRVGVTYRYNSANAFHVYYGRLFTPPNLERVAFTSLNTEGTRANPEDTTNNQPRAERAHYFQIGSVHALTDWATLQLTGYYKLANYLSDAHQLGTTPLLNYIAFERGWTRGADAALKVWFMENLTGRANIAWGQCKGYGLQSGHNLVHFEEIADINSRSGVHCDHQQTLSASGILSYRLLDRTTLTGQFLFGSGLRTAEEGAKTNSSHSPTYTIYNFSISHIIPLPWQGQKFLIGFDIVNALDQKYFINQGEGSIGLGVSHAGMPRSFFFRGQWFF